CATGTTTCACCACCGCCGGATGCTGTTCAATCCCCGCTATGGACGAATCGGCCTTCTCGCTTTTCCCTATTATTTCTTCTTGGAAGGTTTGGGGCCGGTCATTGAATTTATGGGGTATATTTCCTTTTTGATTACGCTGATTATCGGCGCTGCATCGCCCTATTATATCGCTGGCTTTATATCCGTCGCCTTCGTTTTTGGCGTCGCGCTCTCCTTCGCCGCCGTCGGACTAGAGGAATTGTCTTTCCGCCGCTATCCGAATTTCCAAGACCTGCTTCAATTGTTTTTTCTTTCCATCGTCGAAATTCTGGGATACCGTCAAATCAATTCCTATTGGCGCATGAAAGGCTTCTTTTCCTTTCTTTCCCGCAAAAAAGGATGGGGTAAAATGGAGCGCAAAGGCTTTGGATCGGAGAAGAATAAATGACGCCGCTATTTCTTTTATGGTTTCTATCCGCCGTTCCGTCATCCAACTTGCTCCAACAGGCGGCCTCGGCGCTGGAACGCAACGATTACTCTGCCGCCATCGAATCCTATCGATCCTATTTGGCGTACGATCCGCAATCCTATGAAGCCCGCTACGGATTGGCCCGCGCGCTCTCTTTTTCCGGCCAATGGGAACAAGCCATTTCTGTCTATACGGATATTCTCGCCGATCATCCCGGCGATCCCGATGTTTTCCTGGGAAGAGGCCGCGCTTACGCCTGGAACAAGAATTACGAACAAGCCCAGCAGGATTTGTTCTTCGTAACCGCCCATTTTCCCCACTACGGCGACGCCTGGTCGGCTCTTGGGGACGTTTACTTATGGTCGAACCAAGCGCCAGCGGCGGCGGACGCTTACGGGAAATGGATCGAACTCGCTCCCAACGATCCCGCTCCTTATCTCGCGCGCGCCAAGGCTAACCTCAACGCGCAACGCTTCGAAGCAGTGAACGCCGATCTGCAAACGGCGAGAGAAAAAGGCGCTAAGGAAAGCGATATCGAACCACTGCTTCCTCCAAAATCCGAACCGATTCCTCCATCGAAACTGGAATCCATACTCCCATCCGAGCCATCGCCCCAAAAATTTCTCTGGGAAGCCTCGCTCTTT
The sequence above is drawn from the Candidatus Omnitrophota bacterium genome and encodes:
- a CDS encoding YaiO family outer membrane beta-barrel protein — translated: MTPLFLLWFLSAVPSSNLLQQAASALERNDYSAAIESYRSYLAYDPQSYEARYGLARALSFSGQWEQAISVYTDILADHPGDPDVFLGRGRAYAWNKNYEQAQQDLFFVTAHFPHYGDAWSALGDVYLWSNQAPAAADAYGKWIELAPNDPAPYLARAKANLNAQRFEAVNADLQTAREKGAKESDIEPLLPPKSEPIPPSKLESILPSEPSPQKFLWEASLFYSYNALSSGLPGWHRYGASVKRKFSNGVLGIEGFQAQRFSEIDEGAAIDGYLDLWREAYGNLRLQIVPGADFMPQTDALLELYQDVGGGWEISGNYRLMDYSNDDINIYGFSIGKYLDDWYIRGRLNFTPKRDNVFVSGALSLRRYFGEDNFLELGGGLGEEIVTLGAGPLIEGRKTKSISLKGQKYFLPHWGVALIYEFYEIDRAWNYHSVSVEILTRW